The Chitinophagales bacterium DNA segment CAGGGATAAAAGCAGTAGAAGTAGATGCTGAATTGTTTGCATTGGTCCAGCGCTGTAAAATCTATAGCCAAAGCTCTGATGCCGCTTTTGATATCAGCATTCAACCCCTGATTGACCTTTGGAACAAATCATTGAAAAGCAAATCACTACCTGATTCATTTGCAATAAAAAACGCTGCCCAACTGGGCAATTATCAAAATATAATTTGCGATACTTCCAGGCTATCTATTTTCTTAAAAGAAAAAGGGATGGCCATTGGTTTTGGGGCAGTGGGAAAAGGCTTTGCTGCTGAAAGTGCCAAAAATATTTTACAAAAAATGGGCATTGAAACTGCATTGATCAATGCCGGGGGCGATATAGCAGCCTGGGGGCAACAAAGCAACGGAAAACCCTGGGGCATTGCCATTCAACATCCCCGTGCTAAAGAAAAAAGGATGGCCTGGCTTGAAATCAAAGATCAGGCAATAGTCACTTCCGGGGATTACGAAGCATTTGAAATCATTGATGGGAAAAGATTCAGCCATATTATAGATCCCCGAAACGGCTATCCTGCTACAGATGTATTTAGTGTAACAGTTATTGCCTATAACGCAGAGCTGGCAGACGCATTGGCAACAGCTATCTTTGTCCTCGGTGTTGACAAAGGGTTGGAACTGGCTGAAAAAATCAAAGGCCTTGAGGTACTTTTGGTAACAGCAGAAAATAAAATTTTAAATAGCTCAGGACTGGAAATAGCATGGGAAAAGCATTGATCAAAGCACTTATTATTATCGCTGTACTGGGACATCTCTATTCGTGCAGCAGTATAAAGGGTTTGGAAAAATATTATCTCTCAGAGCCCAATATGGAATTGGAAGATCACTCGATCTGTATTTTTGAAAAAAATGCGGCCATGTATCGCGAGGGCGCCAGTGGTGGCAATGGAGGAAAAGCAGGGGGCGGATGCGGTTGTCATTGATATTCATTTACACTTGTTTGTTGTCTTGTCTTGGTCACGCACTTTTGGCACAGGAAAACATTTCCGCAAAACAAAGGGAACAAATTGACCTGAGCTTTCTTTTTGGCTACTATACCCAGGAAGGCAATCACTCGGCAGTAACAGGAGGTGAAGGCACAGAAAAGCTCAGCGACTACGATTCCAGGATCATAGTGCACATTCCACTTGACAGCAATCAATCGCTGGGCGCACATGTGGGCATAAACCACTACACCTCTGCTTCTTCTGATAAGATTGATTCAAGAATAAGTTCTGCCTCGAGTGATGATACACGCAGCACAATAGAGCTCAGCTATCAAAAAAACAAGCCCGAAAAGAACAGCAGCATAAGCTTGTATTCTGGCGGGGCTGTTGAAACGGATTATATTTCAAGCTCCTTTGGTGGTGGCTGGGACAAAAG contains these protein-coding regions:
- a CDS encoding FAD:protein FMN transferase, whose protein sequence is MAHLKYFCFLLLLSFSVEAQTLKEFDYHEKLMGKAFHLTIVHEDSVAAQKAIKAAVGEIKRIEQMISSWLPNSQTTAINQNAGIKAVEVDAELFALVQRCKIYSQSSDAAFDISIQPLIDLWNKSLKSKSLPDSFAIKNAAQLGNYQNIICDTSRLSIFLKEKGMAIGFGAVGKGFAAESAKNILQKMGIETALINAGGDIAAWGQQSNGKPWGIAIQHPRAKEKRMAWLEIKDQAIVTSGDYEAFEIIDGKRFSHIIDPRNGYPATDVFSVTVIAYNAELADALATAIFVLGVDKGLELAEKIKGLEVLLVTAENKILNSSGLEIAWEKH
- a CDS encoding DUF4266 domain-containing protein; protein product: MGKALIKALIIIAVLGHLYSCSSIKGLEKYYLSEPNMELEDHSICIFEKNAAMYREGASGGNGGKAGGGCGCH